One window of Zalophus californianus isolate mZalCal1 chromosome 3, mZalCal1.pri.v2, whole genome shotgun sequence genomic DNA carries:
- the LOC113919579 gene encoding serine protease 58-like isoform X1: protein MEITDMKHLFLVFSILTVTVVTTITVKPTPIQVKLAQQFNQMDIKTVPTFLVFLNSEYKSCLGTLIHKQWVLTAAHCFLPFLEINIAASKESFQNKIGNLRPMLTVQHPDFTRDSAEHDLMLIKLNHPQKLNDQVKLVVLPNTTDDRRGEKCTVSGWGWEWKNSNTEPDIQLNQTVFWFSNDDCQETPVGQIPVKITENMFCAGSSLENTHTCKELPAAPILCQNQLHGILSWSAGCILRGDIGYYTRVSHYTDWICKVIHNN from the exons ATGGAGATCACAGACATGAAACACCTCTTTCTAGTCTTCAGCATTCTGACAGTGACTG TAGTAACAACAATAACTGTAAAACCAACACCGATACAAGTAAAATTAGCCCAGCAGTTCAATCAGATGGACATCAAAACTGTACCAACCTTTTTGGTTTTCCTGAACTCAGAATATAAGTCTTGTTTGGGGACCCTGATCCACAAACAGTGGGTTCTCACTGCAGCCCACTGCTTCTTGCC ATTTCTTGAGATAAACATTGCTGCTTCAAAAGAGAGTTTCCAAAACAAGATTGGAAACTTAAGACCCATGCTTACTGTCCAACACCCAGATTTTACCCGGGATTCTGCTGAGCATGACCTCATGCTTATCAAGCTGAATCATCCCCAAAAGCTCAACGATCAGGTGAAGCTGGTGGTTCTGCCCAATACCACAGATGACAGAAGAGGGGAAAAGTGCACAGTctctggctggggctgggaaTGGAAGAATTCCA ACACAGAGCCTGATATCCAGCTAAACCAGACTGTCTTTTGGTTCTCTAATGATGACTGCCAAGAGACTCCAGTAGGACAAATTCCTGTTAAAATCACAGAGAACATGTTCTGTGCAGGATCATCTctggagaacacacacacatgtaag GAATTACCTGCTGCCCCAATCCTGTGCCAGAATCAGCTCCACGGGATCCTATCTTGGTCAGCAGGATGTATTCTGAGAGGGGATATTGGCTACTACACCAGGGTTTCCCACTATACAGACTGGATCTGCAAAGTCATCCACAATAACTGA
- the LOC113919579 gene encoding serine protease 58-like isoform X2, producing the protein MEITDMKHLFLVFSILTVTVTTITVKPTPIQVKLAQQFNQMDIKTVPTFLVFLNSEYKSCLGTLIHKQWVLTAAHCFLPFLEINIAASKESFQNKIGNLRPMLTVQHPDFTRDSAEHDLMLIKLNHPQKLNDQVKLVVLPNTTDDRRGEKCTVSGWGWEWKNSNTEPDIQLNQTVFWFSNDDCQETPVGQIPVKITENMFCAGSSLENTHTCKELPAAPILCQNQLHGILSWSAGCILRGDIGYYTRVSHYTDWICKVIHNN; encoded by the exons ATGGAGATCACAGACATGAAACACCTCTTTCTAGTCTTCAGCATTCTGACAGTGACTG TAACAACAATAACTGTAAAACCAACACCGATACAAGTAAAATTAGCCCAGCAGTTCAATCAGATGGACATCAAAACTGTACCAACCTTTTTGGTTTTCCTGAACTCAGAATATAAGTCTTGTTTGGGGACCCTGATCCACAAACAGTGGGTTCTCACTGCAGCCCACTGCTTCTTGCC ATTTCTTGAGATAAACATTGCTGCTTCAAAAGAGAGTTTCCAAAACAAGATTGGAAACTTAAGACCCATGCTTACTGTCCAACACCCAGATTTTACCCGGGATTCTGCTGAGCATGACCTCATGCTTATCAAGCTGAATCATCCCCAAAAGCTCAACGATCAGGTGAAGCTGGTGGTTCTGCCCAATACCACAGATGACAGAAGAGGGGAAAAGTGCACAGTctctggctggggctgggaaTGGAAGAATTCCA ACACAGAGCCTGATATCCAGCTAAACCAGACTGTCTTTTGGTTCTCTAATGATGACTGCCAAGAGACTCCAGTAGGACAAATTCCTGTTAAAATCACAGAGAACATGTTCTGTGCAGGATCATCTctggagaacacacacacatgtaag GAATTACCTGCTGCCCCAATCCTGTGCCAGAATCAGCTCCACGGGATCCTATCTTGGTCAGCAGGATGTATTCTGAGAGGGGATATTGGCTACTACACCAGGGTTTCCCACTATACAGACTGGATCTGCAAAGTCATCCACAATAACTGA